The DNA sequence GATGTTCCATCATATTAGAGACCACTGATAATACCAAGGCAATTGCCCAATAAATAAGGGCCACGGCTGTATAAGTTTCTAGCGAATAGTTTCCCAAATTACGACTAATCAGTAAGTTTCCTGCTCCCATAATATCCACTAAACCGATCGTATAGGCCAGAGCCGCATCCTTCATCAAATTCAGAACAGCTGTTGTCATATTAGGAAGCGCAATTCTAAAAATCTGCGGTAACAAGATGCGACGGAAAGTCTGATAACCTGTTAAACCGATACTTAACCCAGCTTCCAGCTGTCCCTTAGGGACTGCTAAATAGGCTGCCTTAAAAACTTCCGATATTGAAGCAGCAAAGAGTAAAACCATAGTCACCACGACAAAAATGGTTCGTGACCAGCCATCAACATCCAAATGAAGCCACCATGCCAAAAATTCAGGCAGACCATAAAAAACTAGAAAGAGTAAGACAATGGGTGGCGTACAGCGCAGTGTGAATACATATCCTCTAGCAAAACGTGCCAGTCCCATGTCAGGTACGACCTGGGCCCAAGTCAAACCGGCTCCCAGAAGCGTCCCCAATAATACGGTCAGGACAATGACCCACAAAGTCAGAGGTAAAGCAGACAAAATCGTTGGCAGAAACTTAAAAATATAAGACGGCGTATAAGAAACCATAGCTTTCCCCCTATTTTGTCACGTAATTAAAGACATTTTCTCCAAAATATTTCTTCGACAATTTAGCCAAAGTGCCGTCCTTTTTCAGTTCTTTGATAGCTTTGGCATACTCTTTAACAAATTTTTTGTTGGACTTATTGCGATGAACTAAGGGGTAGGTTTCAATCCCTTTGTACGGAACCCAAGTCAATTGATCAGCATATTTATGGTAGGCACCGTCTTTATCCTTAACGGCTTGCTCAAAGGATAATTTTATATCAAAATAAGCATCGTAGCGTCCTTCCAGTACCCAAGCATAGGCATCTGCCATGGTGAAACTTTCAGCGGCTTTAAGATCTATGGGATGGTCCTCATGGCTCTTGTTATAGTCCTCAATGACATTCCACTGAGCATTTTGAGGGGAAATAGGAACTAATTTACCACTGGATTGGGCAAAAGAATCAATATCTTTAAATTTTTCTTTATCTTCCTTGCGAATCGTAAAACCAATGACACTGGCACCAATCGCATCCTTAGGGATAATAAACTTTTCAGCCCGCTCTTTTGTATACCAAGCTCCCTTAGTTCCGATATCGTACTTTCCAGATTCCAAGCCAATTAACAAATCTTCATCGCTCGTCCCAGTGTATTTAAACTTATACTGGGGCAGCTTCTTATCAATGGCTTTTAAAACATCAACTTCATAGCCTGTATGCTTACCCTTGTCATTAACATAATCATAGGGCGCATAATTTTGTGTATGAGCCACTTTTAAGGTAGTTACTTTACCATTAGCGGTACCATCTCCAGCAAGCTGACGGCCAATAAAGGTACCACCAATCAGTAAAACAAGAATCCCCCCAATCACAAACCATTTTTTCTGTACCATCCGTTTACCTCCACTCTACCAACTAGCTGCTTCTCTGACCCAAGCGATACGCTCAGCGGCAATATCACTGGGAATTGTACAATCCGCACCAATAATCGTAGCTCTTGTGCCTGCTTCTTGCAAAAGCTCCTTCACTTGTGCCTGTACACTCTCTTTACTGCCGCGATAAAGAAGACCTTCTTTAGTATTGACAAAACCGCCTAAAACGGTTTTACCGCCAAAGATCCCGCGTCCCTGAGACAGACTAACTCCCTCTGGACCTACCGCCCAATTATAAACCTGTGCCGGATAATCCTTAAAGAATCGAATATCATTACTAGCTCCCTCATAGCCACAGATATGAAGGACACTTAAACCATCAGCCTGACGGGCTGCCTCAAGAATCCTCAAATCGCTAGGAGCTATATAGTTCCGATAGTCCTCAGCAGAGACCCTGTCATCCTGAATAGACTGTACACTAAGATAAATCCCTTCAATATTAGCTTCGGTAATGATTTTTCTGACGAGAATAGCAATATCTTCGGCAATGGTATCCAGTACTTTTTTCAAGGTTGATGCATCTTCTTGCAGCAAATTCGCAATAATGGTATCTCCGCTTGCTATCTGACCAGACAACTGCCATTTAAGGTAAGTCACAGGAGCAAAAATATTATAAATCGCAACAATATCCTCTGTGAAACTATTCTTAATCGCTTTAACTAACTCCACCTGCTGTTCAAACCAAGGATGATCCTCGCCTATAGAATGGATATCAGCTAATTCTTGGACAGAAGAGACGTCCGTAGTAATCAGGGGGTTAGGGTAAGTGAAAAAACCATCGCTCATAATTTTGATAAAATCAGGATTAACGTCCTTGATAAATTGACGGTGCCCTTCAAGATTCTTATTAAAAAGAGCACGGCTATTAAGTCCTCGTCCTAAT is a window from the Streptococcus criceti HS-6 genome containing:
- a CDS encoding amino acid ABC transporter permease, with the translated sequence MVSYTPSYIFKFLPTILSALPLTLWVIVLTVLLGTLLGAGLTWAQVVPDMGLARFARGYVFTLRCTPPIVLLFLVFYGLPEFLAWWLHLDVDGWSRTIFVVVTMVLLFAASISEVFKAAYLAVPKGQLEAGLSIGLTGYQTFRRILLPQIFRIALPNMTTAVLNLMKDAALAYTIGLVDIMGAGNLLISRNLGNYSLETYTAVALIYWAIALVLSVVSNMMEHRLDKGNA
- a CDS encoding transporter substrate-binding domain-containing protein, whose amino-acid sequence is MVQKKWFVIGGILVLLIGGTFIGRQLAGDGTANGKVTTLKVAHTQNYAPYDYVNDKGKHTGYEVDVLKAIDKKLPQYKFKYTGTSDEDLLIGLESGKYDIGTKGAWYTKERAEKFIIPKDAIGASVIGFTIRKEDKEKFKDIDSFAQSSGKLVPISPQNAQWNVIEDYNKSHEDHPIDLKAAESFTMADAYAWVLEGRYDAYFDIKLSFEQAVKDKDGAYHKYADQLTWVPYKGIETYPLVHRNKSNKKFVKEYAKAIKELKKDGTLAKLSKKYFGENVFNYVTK
- a CDS encoding uroporphyrinogen decarboxylase family protein; translation: MVNRKKEWVLKAFHGEPVDRVPVGFWYHFLPEEELGRGLNSRALFNKNLEGHRQFIKDVNPDFIKIMSDGFFTYPNPLITTDVSSVQELADIHSIGEDHPWFEQQVELVKAIKNSFTEDIVAIYNIFAPVTYLKWQLSGQIASGDTIIANLLQEDASTLKKVLDTIAEDIAILVRKIITEANIEGIYLSVQSIQDDRVSAEDYRNYIAPSDLRILEAARQADGLSVLHICGYEGASNDIRFFKDYPAQVYNWAVGPEGVSLSQGRGIFGGKTVLGGFVNTKEGLLYRGSKESVQAQVKELLQEAGTRATIIGADCTIPSDIAAERIAWVREAASW